A window of Enterobacter ludwigii genomic DNA:
TCGTAACCCCAGTCGCTGGAGTTTACCAGTTGCTCTTCTTCTTTCAGCGTATTGCGCACGGCATCATCAAAGCGGATCAGGTTCTGGGGAATGAGTGCCCGCAGCTCGCGATCGTCCGCCAGTAAATCATGTTTGAGTCCCTGGATCAGCGCTTTGGCGGTCGTCGGCGGCACAGAGGTAATCACATTCAAAAACCACACCGAAATCCAGCGGGTTGGAAAGGGGATGGGGATCAGCCAGCGTTTACGGCCGCTGACGCGCATGAAATGTTCAAACTGCTCCTGATAGCTCAGCACTTCCGGGCCTGCCGCCTCCAGCACGCGGTGTTGCTCCGCCGGGTGGTCCAGCAGCGCCACCAGATAATGCAGTAAATTTTCCAGCGCAATCGGCGTGGTGCGCGAACGGACCCAGCGCGGCGGCGTGAGTACCGGCAGGTTGTAGACCATATCGCGCATCACTTCGAAGGCGGCGGAGCCCGCGCCGACGATAATTCCGGCGCGCAGTTCGGTAACAGGGATAGTGGCGCCGCGCAGGGTTTCCGCCGTCAGCTGGCGGGCACGCAGATGATCGGATTGCTCATGTTCGGGCGCCTGGAGCGAGCTTAAAAAAATGACCTGCTTCACCGGCGTTTGCAGCAGGGCATCGCGGACGTTCATCGCCACCTGACGCTCGTGGGCGATAAAATCTCCGCCTTCACCCATGCTATGCACCAGGTAGTAAAGCGTGTCGACCCCTTCCAGCAGCGCGGGAAGTTCCTTCGGCCAGTTGAAGTCAACATTATGGCAGGTGACGCCAGGCAAACTGAGTTTTTGCAGACGTTCGGTGTTGCGTGCCGCGGCCAGCACCTGATGCCCCTGCTGGCTTAATACAGTGGTGAGATGCTGACCGATATACCCGCTGGCGCCGAGCACCAGAATGCGTTGCGGCACGTGAGGCTCCTTATCGCTGTAAAAACGCCTGCCAGTGTTTCACCACCTCTGACAGCTGTTCGCGGCTCACGTCGAGATGCATGACCAGACGCACGACAGGTGAGGCGTTGATCAGCACGCCACGGGCTTTCATAAATTCACCCAGCACGGCAGCGTGTTCGTCACCCACGCGAACGAACAGCATGTTGGTGTCGTGGCGCATTACGTCGGCGCCAATCTCGCGCAGCTGCGCCGCCATCCACGCGGCGTTGTCGTGATCGTCCTTCAGGCGCGCCACGTTGTTTTTCAGGGCATACAGCCCGGCCGCCGCCAGAATACCCGCCTGACGCATGCCGCCGCCGGTCATTTTGCGCCAGCGGTTGGCACGCTTGATGTAGTCCGCATTGCCCACCAGCAGGGAGCCTACAGGCGTGCCCAGCCCTTTAGAGAGGCAAATGGTGAACGAATCGCAATATTGCGCGATCTCTTTTAGCTCGCAACCGTACGCCACCACGGCGTTAAAGATGCGTGCGCCATCCACGTGCAGGCCAAGTTTGCGCTCGCGAGTGAATTCCCACGCGGCTTTCAGGTATTCGCGAGGCAGCACTTTGCCGTTGTGGGTATTTTCCAGACTGAGCAGTTTTGTGCGAGCAAAGTGAATATCGTCAGCTTTGATTTTCGCCGCGACTTTATCGAGCGGCAGGGTGCCGTCCGGCGCGGCGTCAATTGGCTGTGGCTGAATGCTGCCGAGCACCGCCGCACCGCCTGCTTCATACAGATAGTTATGCGCGCCCTGGCCCACGATGTACTCTTCGCCGCGCTCGCAGTGGCTGAGCAGCGCCACCAGGTTGGCCTGCGTACCGGTGGGCAGGAACAGAGCGGCCTCTTTCCCGCTGAGCTCTGCGGCATAGCGCTGCAGCTCGTTAACCGTCGGATCGTCACCATAGACGTCGTCCCCGACCGGAGCGGCCATCATCTCTTCGAGCATGGCGCGGCTCGGACGGGTTACGGTATCACTGCGTAAATCAATCATGGCATGTCCTTATATTTAAAAGGCGATGCCAGATGTTTTACCTGAGCCAGTTCGTTTTTGCCAGTTCGATCACCTCATCGCCGCGGCCGCTGATGATGGCGCGCAGCATGTAGAGGCTAAAGCCTTTGGCCTGTTCCAGTTTGATTTGCGGTGGGATCGCCAGCTCTTCTTTGGCGACCACCACGTCCACCAGTACCGGGCCGTCAATGGAAAAGGCGCGCTGCAGGGCTTCATCCACCTCTGACGCTTTTTCCACGCGAATACCGGTGATGCCGCAGGCCTCGGCGATACGCGCGAAGTTAGTGTCGTGCAGTTCGGTGCCGTCCGTCAGGTAGCCGCCGGCCTTCATCTCCATGGCCACGAAGCCCAGCACGCTGTTGTTAAAGACCACGATTTTCAGCGGGAGCTTCATCTGCACCACCGACAGGAAATCCCCCATCAGCATGCTGAACCCGCCGTCGCCGCACATCGCCACGACCTGACGTTCCGGTGCCGTGGCTTTCGCCCCCAGCGCCTGCGGCATGGCGTTGGCCATCGAACCGTGGTTGAACGAGCCGAGCAGGCGACGTTTCCCGTTCATTTTCAGATAGCGCGCTGCCCACACGGTTGGCGTGCCCACGTCGCAGGTAAAGATGGCGTCGTCGTCGGCAAAATGGCTGATCTGCTGCGCCAGATACTGCGGGTGAATGGCTTTGTCGCTCGGTTTAGCGAGGTCGTCCAGCCCCTTGCGCGCATCGTGATAGTCGCTCAACGCCTTATCGAGGAACCTGCGGTCCGTTTTTTCTTCCAGCAGCGGCAGCAGGGCGGCAAGGGTGGATTTAATATCGCCCACCAGCGCCATATCGACCTTGCTGTGCGCGCCGATACTGGCGGGGTTGATATCAATCTGAATGATTTTGGCATCCGTTGGGTAAAACGCGCGATACGGGAACTGCGTGCCGAGCAAAATGAGCGTGTCGGCATTCATCATCGTGTGGAAACCGCTGGAAAAGCCGATTAAGCCGGTCATACCCACATCATAGGGGTTATCGTACTCAACATGCTCTTTGCCGCGCAGGGCGTGGACGATCGGCGCTTTGAGCTTACCGGCGAACTCAAGTAATTCTTTATGTGCGCCTGCACAGCCGCTGCCGCACATCAGGGCAATATTGCTGGAATAGCGCAGCAGTTGCGCCAGTTTTTTCAGCTCTTCTTCGGCTGGCGTCACCACTGGCTGTGGCGCATGATACCAGTGGCTGCTGGCGGTTTCTGGTGCGGCCTTGAGCGCGACGTCGCCAGGTAACACGACCACGGAAACACCCCGATTCAGCACAGCTTTGCGCATGGCAATCGCCAGGACCTGAGGGATCTGCTCGGGTGTCGAAACAAGCTCGCAATAGTGGCTACATTCACGGAACAGCTCCTGCGGATGCGTCTCCTGAAAATAGCCGCTGCCGATCTCTGTAGACGGAATATGAGCGGCAATCGCCAGCACCGGCACGTGGTTACGGTGGCAATCAAACAGACCGTTGATTAAATGCAGGTTTCCCGGCCCACACGATCCGGCGCAGACGGCCAGTTCCCCCGTGAGCTGGGCTTCGGCACCGGCGGCAAAGGCGGCGACCTCCTCATGACGGGTCGGCATCCATTCAATGGTTTTCATCTTGTTGAGACTGTCGCTCAGTCCGTTAAGTGAATCGCCGGTGACACCCCAGATGCGTTTTACGCCTGCTTGTTCCAGGGTTTTCGCTATGTATGCAGCCACAGTTTGTTTCATGGTTGTCCGTCTCCTTTTTGTGATATCGCTTACAAGCTTAGAAGAAAGTCTCCGTATTGCCCGCCGCATCCCCCCAATTAAAAGGTGCTGTTCACGCGCAATTATTCGGCATAATCTGGTGATACCTCAGTGAAAACAGGAATCATTTCAAATGGTTAAATCATTGTTAATTGCTGTTAATGAAAAGCTATCGTGCGACGATCTTGGCAAACTCTTGTTACGACTTGCCGTGGGTGGGCTAATGCTGTTTCACGGCTTGCATAAGTTGTTTGGTGGTGTGGGATTCATCAGCGGCATGCTGGTGGAAAAAGGGTTGCCGGGGTTTATCGCCTATGGCGTTTTGATTGGCGAAGTCGTGGCACCGATCCTGATTATCATTGGGCTCTTTACGCGCCCGGCCGCGCTGGTGCTGGCATTTACGATGATTGTGGCGTGGTTAATGGTGGGCATCGGTGAAACGTTCACCCTTGACGCTGTCGGAGCATGGGGAATTGAAAGCCTGGTGTATTTCTTTATCGGCTCGCTGGCAGTCGCGTTTTTAGGGGCTGGGCGGTTTGCGGTAGGGAAAGGTCCTGAGTGGCAGTGAGGAAAACAAAAGCCCGGTGGCGCTAGCGCTTGCCGGGCCTGTGATCGAACGTTTAACGTTTATGCGAGGACGAGATCACCCTGCGGATGACACGAGCAGGCCAACACGTAACCTTCTGCAATTTCCGCGTCGGTCAGCGTCATGGTGCTGGTAACCGTGTAGTTGCCATCCACCACTTTGGTTTTGCAGCAACCGCACACACCTGCACGACAGGCCGCCACCACGGGGATCTTATTGCTTTCCAGCGCCTCCAGCAGTGTCGTGCCCACACGGCCAAAGAAAGTCTGTGCAGGTTGCAGTTTGCTGAATTTAATCCCGCTGGTTGCCGCTTCTGCCACGGGGGTGAAGAACTGCTCTTTGAAAAAGCGGGTCACACCCAGGGTCTTCGCTTCCGCTTCCACGATATCCATATACGGCGCCGGGCCGCAGGTCATCACGGTACGATTCACGATATCAGGCACGCTTTGCAGCAGCTCGCGGCTCAGACGACCGGGCACAAAACCATGGGTTGCGTTATGTTCCGCCACCAGCGTCACCGGATAATCACGCCACTCCTCGGCAAAAATCACATCGTCCGGGGAACGGACGCTGAAGATCGCCTGCACGTCGGCCTGCGGGCGGTTCTTCGCCAGCCAGCGGCGCATCGACATAATCGGCGTCACGCCACAACCCGCTGCCAGCAGCAGGAATTTATCGTCTGTTTTGTCGTCACAGGTGAAATCCCCCTGCGCGTCAGACAGCCAGATGTAATCCCCGCGCTTGACGTCACGCGTCAGCCACTGGGAGCCCGCGCCGTCGTCAATGCGGCGGACGGTGAGCGTAATGTATTCGCTCACACCCGGCGTTGAGGATAGGGTATAGGCGCGCAGGGTGTCCGCCGAATTGCGAACGCTGACCAGCGCATACTGCCCTGCACGGTACGGATAGTAGTCATGGCACAGCAGTGACAGTGTCCATACATCCGGCGTCTCCTGATGGATGTGATGAATCTGCATCCGCCACGGACATTGTGAGGTTGGCATGGTCATGAATAACTCCTTACGCGCTCAGCAGCTGCTTCATATCGTCTTCAACGTTGGTCACGGAACGCAGGCCGAATTTCTCGTTCAGCACGGCCAGCAGGTCCGGCGTAAGGAAGCCCGGCGCGGTTGGGCCGGTCACGATGTTGGTTACGCCCAGAGAGAGCAGGGTCAGCAGGATGACAATCGCTTTCTGCTCAAACCATGACAGCACCAGCGACAGCGGCAGATCGTTCACGCTGCAGCCTAGTTTCTCCGCCAGAGTGACCGCCAGGATGATCGCAGAGTAGGCATCATTACACTGTCCGGCATCCACCAGGCGCGGCAGACCTTCGATGTTACCGAAGTCCAGTTTGTTGAAGCGGTATTTACCGCAGGCCAGCGTCAGGATCAGACAGTCTTCCGGTACGCGGGTGGCGAAATCGGTGAAGTAGTTACGCTCGCCACGCGCGCCGTCACAGCCGCCGACGAGGAAGATATGGCGCAGTTTTTCACGGCTGACGAGATCGATCAGCGTATCTGCAGCCCCGAGCAGTGTTTCACGGCCAAAACCGACGGTAATCAGGTGCGGAATTTCACTGTACGGGAAGCCCGCCATCTGCTGCGCTTGCTTGATGACCGGACCGAAGTCATCGCCCTCAAGGTGGCTTACACCCGGCCAGCCGACGATGCTGCGGGTCCAGATGCGGTCGTCATATGCGCCCACGGTTGGGTCGATGATGCAGTTAGAGGTCATCACGATTGGGCCCGGGAAACGGGCAAACTCAACCTGCTGGTTCTGCCAGCCGCTGCCGTAGTTACCGATCAGATGTTTGAATTTACGCAGCTCTGGATACCCGTGAGCCGGCAGCATTTCACCGTGGGTATAAACGTTAACGCCCGTACCTTCGGTTTGCTTCAGCAGGTTGTAGAGATCTTTCAGGTCATGACCGGAAATCAGGATGCATTTGCCTTCGGTTGCTTTGACATTGACCTGGGTGGGCGTTGGGTGGCCGTAGGTGCTGGTTTCACCGGCGTCCAGAATGCTCATCACTTTGAAGTTCATCTGGCCGATTTCCATTGAGCACTCAAGCAGCGCGTTCATATCTGCAGGCCAGGTGCCGAGCCACGCCATGATGTTGTGGTACTGGGCGTAGATGTCGTTGTCGTATTGACCGAGCACATGCGCGTGCTCCATATAGGCCGCGGCGCCTTTCAGACCGTACAGGCACAGCAGACGCAAGCCAAGGATATTCTCGCCAATGGTCGCCTTGTCTTTGTTTGGGGTGAACTCAGCCGCCTGACGCTGCAACTCGCCCAGATCGTCGCTCACCAGCTGAAGTTCTGACATCGGATTTTCCACGCGGGCGTTAGCGTCCGCCTTCAGACACTGCGCTTTCAGCGCTTCACGAAGGGCAATGGCTTCGCGGGCGTAGCCGACAATGCGCGGAGAGTCGAAGTTAACGTTGGTTAGCGTGGAGAAGAAGGCGCGCGGTGCGAAGCTGTCGACGTAGTGGTCGATGATGCCATATTCACGCGCTTTGCACGCCCATGCGGAAAGGCCTTGCAGGGCCGCAATCAGCAGGTCCTGCAGGTCAGATGTTTCTGCGGTTTTGCCGCACATACCCTGTGCGTAAGAGCAGCCATTGCCTGCCGGGGTACGGATGGTTTGTTCACATTGCACACAAAACATAATCACACCTGTTAAAGTTATATTTGATATACATGTTTAAGGTTATGCCTGTGCCAGAACGGTGAAAAGGGCTTTTTGCTACAAAATAAAGGGAGATTGATTTAGCGCAATTTTGGCGGCAGGAACCCTACCGCCAAAGAAGTATCAGGCCGAGAAGACTGCCATCAGAACCGGAACCAGCAGGCTTAAAATAAAGCCGTGCACGATGGCGGCGGGCACCATCTCCAGTCCGCCAGAGCGTTGTAATACCGGCAGGGTAAAGTCCATTGAAGTCGCGCCGCACAGACCCAGCGCCGTAGAGCGACTTCGGCGCACCAGACCCGGGATCAGCATAATGGCAATTAACTCCCGTGCCAGGTCGTTAAAGAAGGCGGCGCTACCAATCACCGGGCCGAACGATTCGGTCAGCAGAATCCCGGAGAGGGAATACCAGCCGAAACCTGAGGCCATCGCGAGGCCTGTTTTCAGCGGCAGGTCGAGAATAAAAGCGTTAATCACGCCCGCCACCATGGAGCTGGCGACAACAATGACCGCGACCATCATTCCCCGACGGTTCAGAACAATTTGCCTAAGCGTCATGCCATTATTTCGCAGCTGAATACCGATCAGGAACAGCAGGAAGATCAGCGTATATTCACTGGCCTCTGTTGCGTGCTGTAAAAATGCCCAGCCGGTCAGCCCAAGAAGAAACCCGAGCACCACGACGCCGCACAGTTTTAATGATTCCAGAGCCATCGCAATTCGGGAAGGCAGCTTTTCCTGATGATGATGGTTTTTCCAGGGAACGGTACGTTCAAGCCAGAAGAGTGCGGCAATATTACACAGTAAAATAACCACCACGGTGACCACTGAATAATGCAGGATAGAAAGCAGATTGGTCGCCAGATTATCCAGGAAGGCCAGGCTGATCCCCATAAAGAAAAGAATGACGTATACAATCCAGCTGAGAAAACGGTTGATAAGACGTAATGCGGATTCCTGATGCAGCGGGATAAGGTAGCCCGCAATCAGGGGCAGCAGAATGATGAGGAGTCCTGAAAACATGAACAGCTGGTCCTTTTGAGTATCTGTTAAGCGCCAGTGACACTACCCAATAAAGGCTGTTCAGTAAAGCGGCAAAAAGAAAGCCGGGTGGCGACTGCGCCTTACCCGGCTTGAGTGTATGTGGGGTTATGCGGCCTGATGCCCTCACCCCAACCCTCTCCCACGGGAGAGGGAGAAAATCATTAATCGCGTTTTTCCAGCAGGGTGCGATACAGCACACCGCCCAGAATACCGCCGATGATTGGCATCACCCAGAATAGCCACAGCTGCTCAAGCGCCCAACCGCCCTGGAAAATGGCGACGGCGGTACTGCGTGCCGGGTTGACGGAGGTGTTAGTGACCGGAATAGAAATCAGGTGGATAAGCGTCAGCGCGAGACCAATGGCAATAGGGGCAAAGCCTGCTGGTGCGTGTTTGTCGGTTGCGCCGTGGATCACCAGCAGGAAGCCTGCGGTCAGCACAATTTCAATCACGATAGCAGACAGCATGGAGTAGCCGCCTGGGGAGTGTTCACCGAAGCCGTTAGAGGCAAACCCGCTGGCTGCAGCGTCGAAGCCGGCTTTACCGCTAGCAATCACGTAAAGCACAGCTGCCGCAATAATACCGCCCACTACCTGAGCGACGATGTAGCCAACGACTTCTTTCGCAGGGAAACGGCCTCCCGCCCATAAACCCAATGTCA
This region includes:
- the hcr gene encoding NADH oxidoreductase, whose protein sequence is MTMPTSQCPWRMQIHHIHQETPDVWTLSLLCHDYYPYRAGQYALVSVRNSADTLRAYTLSSTPGVSEYITLTVRRIDDGAGSQWLTRDVKRGDYIWLSDAQGDFTCDDKTDDKFLLLAAGCGVTPIMSMRRWLAKNRPQADVQAIFSVRSPDDVIFAEEWRDYPVTLVAEHNATHGFVPGRLSRELLQSVPDIVNRTVMTCGPAPYMDIVEAEAKTLGVTRFFKEQFFTPVAEAATSGIKFSKLQPAQTFFGRVGTTLLEALESNKIPVVAACRAGVCGCCKTKVVDGNYTVTSTMTLTDAEIAEGYVLACSCHPQGDLVLA
- the aqpZ gene encoding aquaporin Z, yielding MFRKLAAECFGTFWLVFGGCGSAVLAAAFPELGIGFVGVALAFGLTVLTMAFAVGHISGGHFNPAVTLGLWAGGRFPAKEVVGYIVAQVVGGIIAAAVLYVIASGKAGFDAAASGFASNGFGEHSPGGYSMLSAIVIEIVLTAGFLLVIHGATDKHAPAGFAPIAIGLALTLIHLISIPVTNTSVNPARSTAVAIFQGGWALEQLWLFWVMPIIGGILGGVLYRTLLEKRD
- the ltaE gene encoding low-specificity L-threonine aldolase encodes the protein MIDLRSDTVTRPSRAMLEEMMAAPVGDDVYGDDPTVNELQRYAAELSGKEAALFLPTGTQANLVALLSHCERGEEYIVGQGAHNYLYEAGGAAVLGSIQPQPIDAAPDGTLPLDKVAAKIKADDIHFARTKLLSLENTHNGKVLPREYLKAAWEFTRERKLGLHVDGARIFNAVVAYGCELKEIAQYCDSFTICLSKGLGTPVGSLLVGNADYIKRANRWRKMTGGGMRQAGILAAAGLYALKNNVARLKDDHDNAAWMAAQLREIGADVMRHDTNMLFVRVGDEHAAVLGEFMKARGVLINASPVVRLVMHLDVSREQLSEVVKHWQAFLQR
- the hcp gene encoding hydroxylamine reductase — protein: MFCVQCEQTIRTPAGNGCSYAQGMCGKTAETSDLQDLLIAALQGLSAWACKAREYGIIDHYVDSFAPRAFFSTLTNVNFDSPRIVGYAREAIALREALKAQCLKADANARVENPMSELQLVSDDLGELQRQAAEFTPNKDKATIGENILGLRLLCLYGLKGAAAYMEHAHVLGQYDNDIYAQYHNIMAWLGTWPADMNALLECSMEIGQMNFKVMSILDAGETSTYGHPTPTQVNVKATEGKCILISGHDLKDLYNLLKQTEGTGVNVYTHGEMLPAHGYPELRKFKHLIGNYGSGWQNQQVEFARFPGPIVMTSNCIIDPTVGAYDDRIWTRSIVGWPGVSHLEGDDFGPVIKQAQQMAGFPYSEIPHLITVGFGRETLLGAADTLIDLVSREKLRHIFLVGGCDGARGERNYFTDFATRVPEDCLILTLACGKYRFNKLDFGNIEGLPRLVDAGQCNDAYSAIILAVTLAEKLGCSVNDLPLSLVLSWFEQKAIVILLTLLSLGVTNIVTGPTAPGFLTPDLLAVLNEKFGLRSVTNVEDDMKQLLSA
- a CDS encoding DoxX family protein, whose protein sequence is MVKSLLIAVNEKLSCDDLGKLLLRLAVGGLMLFHGLHKLFGGVGFISGMLVEKGLPGFIAYGVLIGEVVAPILIIIGLFTRPAALVLAFTMIVAWLMVGIGETFTLDAVGAWGIESLVYFFIGSLAVAFLGAGRFAVGKGPEWQ
- the poxB gene encoding ubiquinone-dependent pyruvate dehydrogenase; its protein translation is MKQTVAAYIAKTLEQAGVKRIWGVTGDSLNGLSDSLNKMKTIEWMPTRHEEVAAFAAGAEAQLTGELAVCAGSCGPGNLHLINGLFDCHRNHVPVLAIAAHIPSTEIGSGYFQETHPQELFRECSHYCELVSTPEQIPQVLAIAMRKAVLNRGVSVVVLPGDVALKAAPETASSHWYHAPQPVVTPAEEELKKLAQLLRYSSNIALMCGSGCAGAHKELLEFAGKLKAPIVHALRGKEHVEYDNPYDVGMTGLIGFSSGFHTMMNADTLILLGTQFPYRAFYPTDAKIIQIDINPASIGAHSKVDMALVGDIKSTLAALLPLLEEKTDRRFLDKALSDYHDARKGLDDLAKPSDKAIHPQYLAQQISHFADDDAIFTCDVGTPTVWAARYLKMNGKRRLLGSFNHGSMANAMPQALGAKATAPERQVVAMCGDGGFSMLMGDFLSVVQMKLPLKIVVFNNSVLGFVAMEMKAGGYLTDGTELHDTNFARIAEACGITGIRVEKASEVDEALQRAFSIDGPVLVDVVVAKEELAIPPQIKLEQAKGFSLYMLRAIISGRGDEVIELAKTNWLR
- a CDS encoding lysine exporter LysO family protein, which encodes MFSGLLIILLPLIAGYLIPLHQESALRLINRFLSWIVYVILFFMGISLAFLDNLATNLLSILHYSVVTVVVILLCNIAALFWLERTVPWKNHHHQEKLPSRIAMALESLKLCGVVVLGFLLGLTGWAFLQHATEASEYTLIFLLFLIGIQLRNNGMTLRQIVLNRRGMMVAVIVVASSMVAGVINAFILDLPLKTGLAMASGFGWYSLSGILLTESFGPVIGSAAFFNDLARELIAIMLIPGLVRRSRSTALGLCGATSMDFTLPVLQRSGGLEMVPAAIVHGFILSLLVPVLMAVFSA
- a CDS encoding SDR family oxidoreductase; its protein translation is MPQRILVLGASGYIGQHLTTVLSQQGHQVLAAARNTERLQKLSLPGVTCHNVDFNWPKELPALLEGVDTLYYLVHSMGEGGDFIAHERQVAMNVRDALLQTPVKQVIFLSSLQAPEHEQSDHLRARQLTAETLRGATIPVTELRAGIIVGAGSAAFEVMRDMVYNLPVLTPPRWVRSRTTPIALENLLHYLVALLDHPAEQHRVLEAAGPEVLSYQEQFEHFMRVSGRKRWLIPIPFPTRWISVWFLNVITSVPPTTAKALIQGLKHDLLADDRELRALIPQNLIRFDDAVRNTLKEEEQLVNSSDWGYDAQAFARWRPEYGYYPKQAGCTVKTQASLAALWDVVNQIGGKERYFFGNILWQTRGAMDLLVGHRLAKGRPARPYLEVGDAVDSWKVIIVEPEKQLALLFGMKAPGLGRLCFTLKDKGDHRELDVRAWWHPHGMPGLFYWLFMIPAHLFIFRGMAKRIAQLAEQKTEKF